Proteins co-encoded in one Brassica napus cultivar Da-Ae chromosome A7 unlocalized genomic scaffold, Da-Ae chrA07_Random_3, whole genome shotgun sequence genomic window:
- the BNAA07G05250D gene encoding S-protein homolog 5 produces MASSRNQNFIFMLISFLIILATTSFASALFSAKHVVIVNKLVTRATLIVHCMNKEEDKGVISLGPGDSFDFRFRVNLRKTTVYTCSFAWPGNTATFDIFRADRDDNPESKVGVCSECIWSIYEPAPCRDRRDGGQPNCFPWAS; encoded by the coding sequence aTGGCTTCGtcaagaaatcaaaattttatttttatgctaatttcatttctgatcattctcgCAACTACGTCATTTGCCTCTGCGCTCTTCTCAGCAAAACATGTTGTGATTGTCAACAAACTTGTAACGCGTGCGACATTGATTGTGCATTGCATgaacaaagaagaagataaggGAGTGATTTCACTTGGACCTGGAGATAGTTTTGATTTCAGATTTCGTGTTAACCTTCGTAAAACAACAGTATACACATGTAGCTTTGCTTGGCCTGGCAATACAGCAACATTCGATATTTTTAGAGCTGATAGAGATGATAATCCAGAAAGCAAAGTTGGTGTTTGCAGCGAATGTATTTGGAGCATCTACGAGCCAGCACCATGTAGGGATAGACGTGATGGAGGCCAACCTAATTGTTTTCCATGGGCTTCTTaa